In Gopherus flavomarginatus isolate rGopFla2 chromosome 1, rGopFla2.mat.asm, whole genome shotgun sequence, a single genomic region encodes these proteins:
- the LOC127043333 gene encoding zinc finger and SCAN domain-containing protein 29-like: MLERGHDQDVVQCRVKVKELRSAYCKAHEGNGCSGAAPMTCRFYKELDAIHGGDPTTNLMTTMGTSKLGGGEETESEDTGVEGDTPESQEACSQELFSSQEEGSQSQQPVLGEGQAEERVPVSLTTRLPVSSTAQRLQNLRKKL, encoded by the exons atgctggaaaggggccatgaccaggacgtggtgcagtgcagggttaaagtgaaggagctgcggagtgcctattgcaaagcccacgagggaaacggctgctccggtgctgcccccatgacctgccgtttttacaaggagctggacgcgatacatGGGGGTGACCCCACTACCAATCTGATGACCACAATGGGCACTtcaaagttgggggggggggaggaaaccgagagtgaggatactggggtggagggagacaccccggagtcccaagaggcatgcagccaggagctcttctcaagccaggaggaaggtagccagtcacagcagccggtacttggtgaaggacaagcagaggagcgggttcccg tgtccttgactactcgactgcccgtatcatccactgctcagaggctacaaaacctcaggaagaagctgtga
- the RASL11A gene encoding ras-like protein family member 11A, whose amino-acid sequence MRLPTMSTNFLLAPILECPSDFFQSRDIKLAVLGAGSVGKSAMIVRFLTKRFIGDYEPNTGNLYSRLIHVEGDQVSIQIQDTPGCIQVQEGFVQMLDSLSRCMKWAEGFLLVYSITDYSSYQSIRPLYQHIRKVHPDSKIPILIVGNKGDLLHARQVQTNEGIQLANELGTVFLEISTSENYHGVCDVFQYLCKEVSKLHHSSCGDKRRSSIIPRPKSPNMQDLKRRFKQALSSKVK is encoded by the exons ATGCGCCTGCCGACCATGTCCACTAACTTCCTGCTCGCGCCCATCCTGGAGTGCCCCTCGGACTTCTTCCAGAGCCGGGACATCAAGCTGGCGGTGCTGGGGGCCGGCAGCGTGGGCAAAAGCG CTATGATTGTTCGATTCCTAACAAAGAGGTTTATTGGAGATTATGAGCCCAATACAG GAAACTTGTATTCAAGACTTATTCATGTAGAGGGAGACCAAGTTTCCATACAGATCCAAGACACACCAGGATGTATTCAG GTGCAAGAAGGCTTTGTACAGATGTTGGACTCTCTTTCCAGATGTATGAAGTGGGCAGAGGGCTTTCTCTTGGTCTATTCTATCACAGACTACAGTAGCTATCAGTCTATTCGTCCTCTCTATCAGCACATACGCAAAGTCCATCCAGACTCTAAAATACCCATCCTTATTGTGGGAAACAAAGGGGATCTCCTCCATGCGAGGCAAGTACAGACCAATGAGGGGATACAGCTGGCTAATGAACTGGGCACTGTGTTTTTAGAAATCTCCACTAGTGAAAACTACCATGGGGTGTGTGATGTTTTTCAGTATCTTTGCAAGGAGGTTAGCAAACTACACCACAGCAGCTGCGGAGACAAAAGGAGATCGTCCATCATCCCTCGACCCAAGTCTCCCAACATGCAAGATCTAAAGAGACGTTTCAAACAGGCATTATCTTCCAAAGTCAAATAA